GGCACCAGTTTTTTCTTGTATGGAAATGCATTTTAAGTTCAACcaatgatttaatgatttcaatgaattttattaaatgtaaagaaggaaacatttttaaatggtgatctttgaattttttgaataaatacaggTCAAATTTAACCGACAACACTATGTACAAGAATGTGTATCAGctaccaaaaataaataaataaataaatatttccatttttgtatattctgggtcactttaggaaaagtcaaaAGATTTCAGGCAAAAAGAAATGTCtttaggatgtttttactgctctcagaTGTAAAAATGGGTGAtatcctgcatttaaaaaggGACAATGAATTCCTTGAATCctttaaaagatttttaagAAGTAAGGACTTAATAAAACATCAATCCAATAGTATTTTTCCAATTccaaaaagagcaaaaaaatacaatttcagAGAGAGATAAATCCTAAAATCTCACACTGATGAATGTATAATTAATATCAAGCACCAATAGTGGGAACATACCTTTGTCCAAGGGTGTGCTTTGATCTGTGGAAATTTGAACTCTGTGTAGTTAGGGTTCATCTCTCGGATCTGCTCCCTTGTTGGTGTCCCCAGAACCTGACAAATACAAGAGAAAAGTTAacattcattaatattaatcaCAGGTATGGATATGCACTGCATACCTGGAGGGATTGTCAGTGTGGATCATAACACACATATTACATACAGTTTCTTGATATCCAACACTGTAGTGACAACAATATTGCAGTCAAGCTCAACCAAAAGTAGTTTCAATTCCTTAAATTAAACCATGTCTCACTTGCTGAAACTCTCTTAATCTAccgtttttattttttttatcatctcgTTTTTTTCCCGTTTGTGGCTCCCTTACTGTACCTTGATGATCTCTACTAGCTGGTCCACACCACTGTCCCCGGGGAAGATGGGCTGGCCTAGCAGCAGCTCAGCCAGCACACAGCCAGCTGACCAGATGTCAATGTTGGACGTGTAGTCGGTGGCACCAAAGATGAGCTCTGGGGCACGATAGTACCGTGAGCAGATATAGGACACATTCGGCTCTCCCCGAACTAGCTGCTTTGCACTAGAAGGCAGTAAGAAGGGAGatgaagcagaaaaacagacagttcAGGAGGAGAGTGCCAGTCAACTTTTCATTTCTCAGTGTATTTGTTCTCACAAAACCACAGCATGTAAGCAACCAAGACAGGAAGGTAAGAAGACGTatgacagatacacacagtgaaaaatCAAGACTGAGAAAGAGatgcatacacaaacagacagcCAACTGAACATGCACGctgaaacacagacagtcaCCACGATGGAAAGAATGATGGTGACAAACAAACATGTCCAGAGGCAGCGTCTGGTACTGACCTGCCAAAGTCACAGAGTTTGAGGATGGCTGTCTCTGGGTCCACCAGGAGGTTCTGGGGCTTGATGTCTCTGTGACACACGCCCTGGGAATGGATATAAGCCAGACTGCGGAACAGCTGGTACATGTACACCTGAGGGGGGAACAAAGAGGGTTGGCATAAAGCTCACAAGTGTTTAACAACTTAGGATCGTACTGATatttaagaagaaaagaaaatgagtgtTTGAATACACCCAAGTTCCCTATTGTCACTTTAAATCATGTCTGCCCAATTAATTGCACTGAGTAAATTCAGACATTATAATGTGTAACCAGAAAGTTACACTTCACTGCTGCTTTTACTGGTAGTCTTATGTGACCTTATCTGACCCAAATTAAAGTCTACTGAGTCAACTAAGGCCACAGCTCCACAACAGGGACACCTCCAAGGGATTACATGATAAACCTGAGGGGTTGCAAGATAATTAACGAtacaagaaagaagaaaaatattgtcCTGCTACATTAATCTATGTTAATTTTTAGGATACAAGGACGTTTATTGTCATATCTCAccacagttacatttatactttttagTTCACGTATGACATGGGGCTTTGGTGAGAAAGTTGCTTACGAAAGGACGATTTAAACTTTAGACGACTTAAAAATGTAAGGTTTAAATTaagacttttctctaatctttgctcAGTTCTCGTGAAAATTCTTGAAAAAACAATCCTTCTTGTGTCTACAGAAACCACAAGGTCTAGTTAAACTTAGCTAGGTAACTGTACCACAAATATTATCAAATGGTAATACAATTTATTTTCCAAAGGCATGTATGGATGTGTCAGTCACTCTGACATGTGCcctaattttgtgtttttgcatgcaCTGTGGTGAATGTTGGAAGAAGCAGCTGGGTAGTGTCTGATGCAGCCTGCAGTAGCATGtttctaaaacaaaacaacaaaaggggGTAAAGATTCTCCCTTAAGATGTGTTAACATCCACATCCAAACCCCATTTAATATTTGTCTATGCATCCTAAGTCAATGATGTCACCCTAGAGTGAAACAAAAATGCTCAAAAAGTTAAGTCTGCAACCATTTAATGTGTCTGTGGAATGTAGACGGTAAGCATCTTAATAGGAAAAATCACTgtcatcatcaccattatcatcattattacccaCATGATGCAGTGACAGCAGGCTGGCCACAGATTACAAAATGATTACAGACAAGATGACTGAGGGATGAGAGATGATGCTTAAAAAagggggcagagagagagagagggagagagagagagagagaggaggagagaggcagcGAAGAGAGGCATGGTAAAAACATAGGACCCaggggacagagagggagatagaGGACTCCAGACGTGCTGTGATGGAACTGTGTCGctggaggaaggagggatgacagaggagagaaagagtgagaaagagagagagatcagtATGCATCTCAAAGCCACAGGGGAGCGGCAGGCTGAGGTGGGGAAATGGGCCATGAGACAGCTATaatgtcctctctgctgctacagtcacagtaaacacacaaacacactctctaaAATGAGCACCCTTTTAAACAGGAACCAAGTGTATTGCAAACAGATTAATTCCCCTGAGACCATCTTTCCCCATTCTGCTTTCATAATCCTTTAACAGTGAGCTGTCTgtggaaaacaaacaggaaaatacTTAGTTGTTCATTACATCACAGGCAATTACTGAACAAAACTTTCCTTTCAGTTTCCGCTGAATTTCTTTGAAAATTGGTACACAGTAACTGATAAAACTTAATTCAAAGGACTAGGATGAGAGATAATCTAAATATATCCTATTTTGCATGTGAACTGGTGAATGACCAGGTATGAAAGCCAATATTAGATAGATATCAGATCTGTGCCACAATTTTTCAACTTCTAAAGCAGCAGAGTATACTGCTGGGGGGGGGGTATGGCGTGTGCATGTCCATATTCAACGAAGCATCTCTCTcgctcttgtttttgtataatggCCTGCTCAAGCGGCCCACAGAGCAACTGGTGCTCCCGATGGCCGCACAACACTCTCTCCAGCAATTAacgttgccatgacaacaatgTCAACGATAGGGAAATAAGCCACATTAAAACCACATTCATCTGGGGACAGAATCACTGTGAATGATCTCCAGTTACACTGTATTTTCAATGTCACTTACAATTTATTGATAAATAgaaaatttatttcaaaatagtAAACGTTACACTTCATAATGTATTCATAACACGATGTACAAGCTGGGTCCGGATTGACTTGCTGTTCAGTCTGGATGTGGACTTAAGTCCGGACTTTGAGAAGTCCTGGtatgctgtatttgtttttcgtctttgtgtgtttcctaCTGGCGGACCAGATGTCAGAGCTTCACAGTAACTAATTAATGCAGCATAATAAGTTACAGCTAAATGCATATCAGATGCATTAATCCCAGATCTCTGCCAAAAAGCACTCGTTTGCTTGCTGGGCCAAGAGCTGTCTACTACCGACAGGAATGAAAACATCACCTCTGCTAGCTTtgttaactgaaaaaaataaatacaagtttGTCTGTTGTCGTATATTTGCTGCTAAGGTTACATCAGAATTTTTAGCTtagtataaatacataaattgaGTATTTCATTGCTGAATAACTGactgaaatgaacattttaacaccGGTAGAGGTATGGTGAAGCAGTGACAGGGGAAAATGCCCTTGAGCACACGCACAGTTTTTGTgttggtgtgtctgtgtatgcatGCATCTACCAACCTTAACATAGATGATGGGGATGGTGGTCTTGGCCTTGTTGAAGTGCCGAGCCACCCTGTACACTGTCTCAGGGACGTAGTCCAGCACCAGATTCAAATAAACCTCATCTTTCTGGAAAGGAGGAACAAAAGGGAAAGGGGACAGTATAGTTAGGGGTGGAAAGTCTAAACCTGTCAAAATCAGAAGTTATAAGAAGATAACttacaaaacaaaccaacattataaaatatgttGGACTGTGGGTgagtaaacaaaaaataattattgtaGCTGTATGCAGTGATGAGCCAGTCTATGTGACGGAAGATAGCTTTTAGAATGAcaagagagaaatgaaacacTTATGCGTTGCACTTATTATCTCAAATTACTATCTGCTGCAAACaatgattaaataaacaagttGTACAATACAGTTGATACAGCTCATTGACACTGCCTTCACACTTAAGAAGTAATAACACACATCTGTCATTATGAGAGTAAACACAACTGATTAGCTTGCCATAGTAAATATTGCTGAAGTACACTGAGTGTAAACACAGAGTGTAATCACTGTCTGACTCAATACAGGGGAGGATATTCAAGCTCAATGACTCCAATTTTCATATTCTTAATTAATTATCTATAAAATCTTTCATTAAGTTAGAATACTACACAGTGACTATCTCTATTCAATGtctgtgtgccaaatttggtgaggaaatattttaaaaatggcacCGAAAGCAGTATGTGCCcttgcacacacatataaagatGCATCTTGATCTGAGGAATCCAGGGAGTAATGATTTGTTTCTAGGACGTACAGCTCAGAAGGGATCAAAGAGTAAACTCACTTGTCACTGTGTCACAATGTCAACAGTCCTAGATTTTGTTCCTCGAGTTGAGAGCGAGATTTTCAACCCATCTGCCATGTTTGGCTGATATAGCTCGTGTTTTCTCAGATGCAGACAATTTTAGACCAAAAGCAGAACCACATCAATAATCTGAGAAAGTCAGCGAAAGTGCTTGGACCCCAAAACCCTATGTAAAGAGTGTGAGTCAAGCTATAATAGAGACCAAGGTCTTCTTTTCTAAAACTTGCCTATGAATCACCCTAGATGCATGCACAATTAAATTGCTGGGTGTGGAGGCAGAGTGCTCCATCCAGAAACTTGATTCCTAGGGCATAATAAAGTCGTGTTCGTGGATACACACCTTCTCACCACTGGAGTAGAAGAAGTAACGTAGCCTCACAATGTTGCAGTGGTCCAGTTTCCTCATAATTTGCAGCTCCCTATTCTACAATGAAGAACGCACATCAGGAAAAAGGGAAAGGGAcataaaggaaaggaaaggcaGAGGGTGAATTGTGGATAAAAACAGCGTTCATAATTTAATTAAGGACAATTACTGAAGAACATCAAAATCCTCACAGTGAAAGAGCGATgcttataaaaaaatatgactaGCTTTTCTGTAGATGCACAGTGGTATTTCGTTGTAATGTAATTACCTGACTGTCTACACATACCTTAAACCTCTTGTCTTGGAGAACTTTCTTAATTGCCACCATCTCCTGGCTGTCAATGAGGCGAGCCTGGTAGACCACTCCAAAGGAGCCATTTCCTATAACCTTTATGTCTGTGTAGGACACTTCCTGAGGGCGATCGGGGCCCTGGCCGGGTGTGGCTACCACTGTCGTCACTTTGCCGCTGTCTCCTGTGGATAAGAGCAGAAATACACCTTGTCTTAGAGATCCTGAAATGATCAGAATTGTCCCTGTCGAGAAGTGCGCTGTGCCTCCATGCTAAAATTAAACATCAACCAtttgaataaatgaaacatactgtaattaaaatcatcaatgcaaaaaaaaaaaatcaacatggATAAAGATCTTTAGACACGTGAGAAATACAGTGACATAACCGCCTGCAGTTTAGCCTATTCCAATGTCCCTGAGGAAAGAGAGGCTAAACATCAACAAGCACTCCCTCCTTCTCTAAATGGTTGTGACCTATGTGGTGGCTCCCCAGACACACTCCACTGGCTGGTAATGAGCTCCTGATACTTCCCATAACACTTTCCCCTGCTCTCCTGagtgaaactattaaaaaaaaaaaaaaacacaactttaataCAGGAGAGTAGTGTGTGATGGGTCTACTGAAGCCGCATTTTGTCACAGGTTAATTCCTTCTCATCATAATTCAGAGGGACTCAGGTCTGCAACAGTATGCTGTACACATCATTGCTAAAACACAGAACTACATAATGCaaataaataccaaataaaTAACCAAATAAAATTAGTTTCAGTTCTCCCTGCAGCCAGCTTCTTCACTTTACTCACCCACTTGcttactctctctttcttgctgtaCGCCTATGGCTGTTTTTCGGAGACATCGgttaaatgttgttaaaacGTCAGTAACATTAAATTCCCATTACAAATAGGAGTGCCTGGAGCAGGGCAGTGCAGCCCAAGTTTAACCCAGTTCAGGACGAGAATCACAAAGCCAGGTCAACACATTCAAGTTGCAGGTTTAACCTGTGTATATGTCTGGATAAAAAGGTATTACAGACTCGATCACAGTCCCAGCTCAGCATCTCTGCAGGTTGACTCACCTCCCCGTTCAAATAATGGACATATGCAGTACATTTACCCGCAAGGATGAGTTGATGTAATCTCTGACCACATTATGTAAAGCTAAAGGGACAAGTGAGAACTCTAGCACTGTATACGTAAGGGTCTTATAGGCAGGGAGGAGTACAAggtgtgtgttttaaactaGTCAAACAATGTCACTGTCAGGCTAATATTTGACCTTGTAGAAAAAATGAGATGCTCAAGATCTAACAGTAACTGACAGCTCTCGTTAGGGTCAAGTAGCAGCCCAGTGTTTTACGCCTGTGCACGTGTTTGGGTCAAAAATGATCTGACAAATCGGCACCAGAAGCAATGACACTGGGAGGGGAAGAACAGCAGAGAAGAGGCCCATTGCCAAAAGGCTTGTCAGAGCCTGTGATAAAATTGCGTGGACAGTAGCACACCCAGAAGTGCTACCATTTCCTGGGCTTGCTCAATTCGCCTGTCTCAACAGGACCCCTCCTGATCTCTAGTAGGTCTCAGAGTCTCAAAATGGAGTCAGACAATGAAGCATTTTGGCCTTTCCTACAAGCTGACAAAAACCAAAGACACCGATGTGGCTTTATCACCTGATATTTCTGTCTATATGAATACATCTgctttaacataaaaatgttaaattatttcatAAATTTCACATTAGATTATCATCTTTACTTTCTTCTCGATAACAATTGACAACCctatagttttatatttttgcaattttccaCCCAAAACTTTTTCAAGGttagcagcaaacagcagccgACAGCATATCCACATGATTGGTCTAGATTTGATCTCTACCCTCAGGTCAGCAGGAAATATTTAGCTTTGAGATCAGTCACTATGCGGTTCCTGCGCATTCCTGTATTCCAGCTCCACAATACACTGttccctctgtgtttccttttaGCATCACTTTCACACTCTTTTTAAACAACTGAAGTCAGAGGGGAGGGCATTAAATATGGAGCAGCTGTGGCATGATAGTCCCTTGAATAATGAATGCAAAGATGAGCACTGTGCCCAGCTGTCAGTAAATAGCTTTGGTTTCTGATACGTCAACACAAGCCTGATGAGTAAGAGAAAAAGGATGAGCAGAGTGACTTCATCACACCCACACTTATAAGCAATTATCTTAGAGCTCATCTGTAAGTATAACtagtattttatcatttgtggCCTACAGGAATTTTAACAGTACCTTGCCTGATATTGTGTGGTGATGTTACATTAGGCGTGGCACGGATAAATCACTCCAAAGAAAATGGTAACTTTTAATCCGTGCAGCTACACGTTTCCACTCCTCCACAATAGAAGATGCTTCAATTAACCAGAAGCCTTAGAGTCAGAAAATACACTTGTACATTACAAATGAGTATCAATATTCCTTAAATTTACTGACCAGAAAACAGATCACAAGAAGAGATTTAAGCCAACAAATTATTTGCACTTCATCACAGCCGACGTGCAGTTTATGTTGCTGTTTCTTGCCACACTGACTCAAGATG
The sequence above is drawn from the Thunnus maccoyii chromosome 10, fThuMac1.1, whole genome shotgun sequence genome and encodes:
- the gsk3ab gene encoding glycogen synthase kinase 3 alpha b, with amino-acid sequence MNPCELYVVVRQPPQSPHHHRSTEEERGRRATCTERFLTNMSGSGRPRTSSFAEPPGAPGAAAAGAGSAAAGGSSTGKTGASQASGSSSTSFGNLKLPRDSGKVTTVVATPGQGPDRPQEVSYTDIKVIGNGSFGVVYQARLIDSQEMVAIKKVLQDKRFKNRELQIMRKLDHCNIVRLRYFFYSSGEKKDEVYLNLVLDYVPETVYRVARHFNKAKTTIPIIYVKVYMYQLFRSLAYIHSQGVCHRDIKPQNLLVDPETAILKLCDFGSAKQLVRGEPNVSYICSRYYRAPELIFGATDYTSNIDIWSAGCVLAELLLGQPIFPGDSGVDQLVEIIKVLGTPTREQIREMNPNYTEFKFPQIKAHPWTKVFKPRTPPEAIALCSRLLEYTPVTRLSPLEACAHAFFDELRQPNTRLPSGRELPLLFNFSPVELSIQPQLNSTLIPPHARAQTSPASHEGSVSDSTAQPSSAPGSINNST